One window of the Granulicella arctica genome contains the following:
- a CDS encoding LPS-assembly protein LptD yields the protein MSLPLAAITGDLPEEPGEHHYPTAVPLPAKDDGTRTEIVSDTQSEKNGHYILDGQVVITYGDRVLQADHIEYDEPSGDVTATGHLVATGGANSERIVASHGTANLKQQTGRFYDVSGSVGMKTTGKGLVYVSGNPFLFTGRLVVRSGPSEYQIFDGTVTSCQLPHPDWLLYAGEFEIDSKKAKARNSVFKLLNVPLLFLPYVTHPVDSEDRQSGILIPDISRSSSKGYILGEEFYLAINRSMDLTVALVYYSLRGWEQTATFRYKGKGYDFATGHYSGLQDRGYIPPGGVYTNQGGEDVTFKARHDLGSQARVGADLEYLSSYPYREAFSNSFNQAVSSDILSIAYGVREVDGFEASARSDRYQGLKRAATIAEPATATTAAIVATPEQQIRIFHAPSLDLNATDHRLGATHLLWNLESSASGLKRVQPNFVSGGITERLDLHPQIALPLSGGGWNLFSSVGVRDTYYSRSRETPTATVPGNLERTADLNRADAEFQVELRPPVLERTFSGGWVNRLFGDMDVRHTIEPVATYRYVTGVGNFLNVLRFDDKDVVSNTNEVEYGVMQRFFVKRLAGKECSERDVAVLSQASTNDEDTAKLATCSTSQRIQWRVTQKYFLNPTFGGAIQAGRRNIFDTTLSLSGVAFLTEAREISPLISRLRVQTSAKTDVEWDFDYDTGAKKFTSDNIFVDYHEGKSFAGLSYARLNAPGRFYTEGTSSLVSNFSQLRVLLGYGSPTKPGFGVAANGGFDLNLVSLQYAALQTSYNWNCCGLSVEYRKFELGSVRNESAYRFNFTLANIGTAGNLRRAEQLF from the coding sequence GTGTCTCTTCCTTTGGCAGCCATAACGGGAGATCTGCCGGAGGAGCCCGGAGAGCACCACTATCCGACTGCGGTGCCTCTCCCCGCGAAGGATGACGGAACGAGAACAGAGATCGTCTCCGATACGCAAAGCGAGAAGAATGGACATTACATTCTGGACGGTCAGGTCGTCATTACCTACGGCGACCGAGTCCTCCAGGCCGACCACATTGAATACGATGAGCCAAGTGGTGATGTCACCGCGACCGGTCATCTTGTAGCGACGGGCGGAGCGAACAGCGAACGGATCGTCGCCAGCCACGGTACGGCAAATCTGAAGCAGCAGACAGGCCGCTTCTACGATGTGAGCGGTTCGGTGGGCATGAAGACGACGGGCAAGGGTCTTGTCTATGTGAGCGGCAATCCGTTCCTCTTCACGGGCCGCCTCGTGGTGCGGAGCGGGCCAAGCGAGTACCAGATCTTCGACGGCACGGTGACCTCGTGCCAGCTGCCTCACCCGGACTGGCTACTGTACGCAGGGGAGTTCGAGATCGACAGCAAGAAGGCGAAGGCGCGCAACAGCGTGTTCAAGCTGTTGAATGTGCCATTGCTCTTCCTGCCGTATGTGACGCATCCTGTGGACTCGGAGGATCGGCAGAGCGGCATCCTGATTCCCGATATCTCTCGTTCGTCGAGCAAGGGATACATCCTGGGTGAGGAGTTTTACCTGGCCATCAACCGGAGCATGGACCTGACCGTGGCGCTGGTCTATTACTCGCTGCGCGGCTGGGAGCAGACGGCCACCTTCCGGTACAAAGGAAAGGGCTATGACTTCGCAACGGGCCACTATAGCGGTTTGCAGGATCGTGGATACATCCCGCCGGGCGGCGTGTATACGAATCAGGGTGGCGAGGACGTAACCTTCAAGGCGCGTCACGATCTTGGATCGCAGGCACGGGTTGGGGCGGATCTGGAGTACCTGAGTTCCTATCCGTATCGGGAGGCGTTCTCGAACAGCTTCAACCAGGCAGTGTCGAGTGACATTCTCTCGATCGCTTACGGGGTGCGGGAGGTGGATGGCTTCGAGGCCTCGGCGCGCTCGGATCGCTACCAGGGTTTGAAGCGTGCCGCGACCATTGCGGAACCGGCAACGGCAACAACGGCAGCCATCGTCGCAACTCCAGAGCAGCAAATTCGCATCTTCCATGCGCCATCCCTCGACCTGAATGCGACGGACCATCGGCTCGGCGCAACACACCTGTTATGGAACCTTGAGAGTTCGGCTTCGGGTTTGAAGCGGGTGCAGCCCAACTTTGTGAGCGGCGGTATCACGGAGAGGCTCGACCTGCATCCACAGATTGCGCTTCCGCTCTCCGGCGGTGGATGGAACCTGTTTTCGTCCGTGGGGGTGCGGGATACGTACTACTCGCGCAGTCGCGAGACCCCTACCGCGACAGTGCCCGGCAATTTGGAGCGCACGGCCGACCTGAATCGCGCAGATGCCGAGTTTCAGGTGGAGCTGCGACCGCCTGTGCTTGAGAGGACGTTCAGCGGCGGATGGGTGAACAGGCTCTTCGGCGACATGGATGTCCGGCACACGATTGAGCCAGTGGCAACGTATCGCTATGTGACGGGCGTCGGAAACTTTCTCAACGTGCTGCGCTTCGACGACAAGGATGTCGTCAGCAATACGAACGAAGTGGAGTACGGCGTCATGCAGCGGTTCTTCGTGAAGCGGCTTGCTGGTAAGGAATGCAGTGAGCGTGATGTGGCAGTGTTGTCGCAGGCATCCACGAACGATGAGGATACGGCGAAGCTGGCGACCTGCTCGACGAGCCAGCGCATCCAGTGGCGCGTGACTCAGAAGTATTTTCTCAATCCAACGTTCGGGGGAGCCATACAGGCTGGCCGGCGCAATATCTTCGACACAACGCTATCGCTCTCAGGCGTGGCGTTCCTGACGGAAGCGCGTGAGATCTCACCGCTGATCTCGCGGTTGCGAGTGCAGACCTCAGCCAAGACGGACGTCGAATGGGACTTCGACTATGACACCGGCGCGAAGAAGTTTACGTCGGACAACATCTTTGTCGACTACCACGAGGGTAAGAGCTTCGCCGGGTTGAGCTATGCGCGGCTGAATGCGCCGGGTCGCTTCTACACGGAGGGAACGAGTTCGCTGGTGTCGAACTTTAGCCAGCTTCGAGTGCTGCTGGGGTATGGCTCGCCAACCAAGCCAGGATTTGGAGTTGCGGCAAATGGTGGATTCGACCTCAACCTCGTATCGCTGCAGTATGCGGCACTGCAGACCTCGTATAACTGGAACTGCTGCGGGTTGAGCGTTGAGTACCGGAAGTTCGAGCTGGGTTCCGTTCGAAATGAGAGCGCGTATCGGTTCAACTTTACGCTTGCGAATATCGGAACGGCGGGCAATCTGCGACGCGCAGAACAGCTCTTCTAG
- a CDS encoding RDD family protein has translation MSAAQYELDPREALHEDGDAPAPASALKLQAAERLAAHRARRHRNATPQLPGIELASAPSESRASRIAAAVAERYAQSQTYHAFLAAEAEKAIHQAEAAAEVAVRTAKAVVATQQQLLSELELWAPTPAVEPTPIKPPAYEIEESAPAAVVRSTAGLTVKLYEDVGRSVEAGTANAVPHEHLYEDDRLALDEEIAFRQSPSFQEFLEPAVPLPANLIEFPRQLVAPRRARPRLAEGPLRDDAEIAPENAQLRIFEVEPDQISTQFLTQPESALPEWSSIRLSACLPSEAADLQTDLVSFAPTFLTAPLGLRVMSAIVDGCLISASFLAFTAMAVYTAGSVPTGQAAVLGAVGILAVFALAYQLLFFTFSDATPGMRYARIGLCTFSDDNPTRSAMRRRIVAILLAACPAGLGFVWAWLDDDRLGWHDRISRMYQRSY, from the coding sequence ATGAGCGCCGCGCAGTATGAGTTGGACCCGCGGGAGGCACTTCACGAAGACGGTGATGCTCCTGCACCAGCCTCCGCACTCAAGCTCCAGGCAGCCGAACGGCTGGCGGCCCATCGCGCCCGTCGCCATCGAAACGCCACGCCGCAACTACCTGGGATCGAACTTGCCTCCGCGCCCTCCGAAAGCCGTGCCTCCCGCATTGCCGCCGCGGTAGCCGAGCGCTACGCCCAGTCGCAGACTTACCATGCCTTTCTCGCAGCCGAAGCCGAGAAGGCCATTCACCAGGCCGAAGCAGCAGCCGAAGTCGCCGTGCGCACTGCCAAGGCTGTTGTCGCCACGCAGCAGCAACTGCTCAGCGAACTGGAACTCTGGGCGCCAACGCCAGCGGTGGAGCCAACGCCCATTAAGCCTCCAGCGTATGAGATTGAGGAATCAGCACCGGCAGCGGTCGTCCGCTCCACGGCTGGACTGACCGTAAAGCTCTACGAAGACGTTGGCCGCAGCGTCGAGGCTGGGACAGCGAACGCCGTTCCCCATGAGCATCTCTACGAGGACGACCGCCTTGCCCTCGACGAGGAGATCGCCTTCCGCCAGTCTCCGAGCTTTCAGGAGTTTCTTGAGCCAGCCGTACCGCTTCCTGCGAACCTGATCGAGTTTCCCCGTCAGCTCGTCGCCCCTCGCCGCGCTCGACCGCGCCTCGCTGAAGGTCCGCTCCGTGACGATGCGGAGATCGCTCCCGAGAACGCACAGCTTCGCATCTTCGAGGTCGAGCCCGACCAGATTTCAACGCAATTCCTGACCCAGCCCGAATCCGCCCTGCCCGAGTGGTCCTCGATCCGTCTCAGCGCTTGCCTGCCCTCTGAGGCGGCCGACCTGCAGACCGACCTGGTCAGCTTCGCGCCCACGTTCCTCACGGCTCCTCTCGGCCTTCGCGTCATGTCCGCCATTGTGGACGGCTGCCTCATTTCCGCCTCGTTCCTTGCATTCACTGCAATGGCGGTCTACACCGCGGGAAGCGTCCCAACGGGCCAAGCTGCAGTGCTTGGTGCCGTAGGAATACTCGCCGTGTTCGCGCTCGCCTACCAACTCCTCTTCTTTACCTTCTCAGACGCCACTCCCGGCATGCGCTACGCCCGCATCGGGCTTTGCACCTTCTCGGATGACAATCCGACCCGCTCTGCCATGCGTCGGCGCATCGTCGCGATCCTACTGGCCGCCTGTCCCGCAGGTCTCGGATTCGTCTGGGCCTGGCTCGATGACGATCGTCTTGGTTGGCACGACCGTATCTCCCGTATGTATCAGCGCAGCTATTAG
- the bamA gene encoding outer membrane protein assembly factor BamA: MRTRLSRFRIVSAPSAFAVIAFALVAVIPMLSAQTSPTLPATDQTGAGAQTLCQPQVIGNRRIPKESVLARLFSHQGDLYDPAVVERDFNSLWNTSYFENIRIERVDSPKCIQLVIYVQEKPTIREINYKGLNAVTQSDVLERFKKAKVGLTVESQYDPTKIKRAEVVLKDLLAEHGHQFATIKTEVKTIPPAAVSLTFTIKEGATVKVGKIVFEGNNSINDRTLRAAMKNLRPVGIPHSYIAENIFARTFDASKLDEDSERVRAAYQDKGYFKAQTAEPQTKVRDAGGINPFTLRPSTGKRIDILMPVEEGGRYRLGGITFKGNKAVTNLKVLRAQFAVKDGDYFNRTLFSKGNDQLRKAYGELGYINFVGTPVPRIDEAKKLIYLDIDIDEGKPFYVSRIEFQGNSITRDKVIRRELLLEEGQVYNSRLWDLSILRLNQLNYFEALKADQDSESRQNADDGTVDLLLKLKEKGKNSIGLNGGLSGLSGSFIGLNYETNNFLGLGETLSVEANIGDLSRKLSFGFTEPYLRNKPISVGVQVFTQKYDYNPAKSYAATGATPGNLTNAQQSLLTNYNQSTTGFTLSASEPLRHLFSRTGVTRVGISYQLSRAGITTFNDNTRNVFQSLAFRSGVAGQNQLSGIITSLISPSFTFSSLDRAVGPHGGRDFNLAVQIAGAGGNVKYISPVASFRQFYPMKGLRINREGHNVLGMRVQLAHVTGFGGEVAPPTNRLYGGGENDVRGFDIRASSPYTFIPNKILFNLTNPDGSTVPRDPTQPNLGNVQIPLPIYRLVTIGGDTQFTSNIEYRIPIVNQVTFAFFTDFGLTGDLQKGQLRQSVAGQSTTSSPSYGCPTFVNGACFGGQTVAFPLILKTVPGTNFVPRMSNGAELQVILPIVNAPFRIYYAYNPLRLYKDLPQQLAVPNNCAPGSTLCFRNFFPNSGAGQYSYQQAVQFYGSDYVLREPRKTFRLTVSTTF, from the coding sequence ATGCGCACGCGCCTTAGCCGCTTCCGTATTGTGAGTGCTCCATCCGCGTTTGCTGTGATCGCGTTTGCTCTCGTTGCAGTGATTCCGATGCTGTCGGCCCAGACGTCGCCGACGCTTCCTGCGACTGACCAGACCGGAGCCGGCGCGCAGACGCTTTGCCAGCCCCAGGTCATCGGCAATCGCCGTATTCCGAAGGAGTCCGTGCTGGCACGGCTGTTCTCGCACCAGGGTGACCTGTACGACCCAGCCGTCGTGGAGCGGGACTTCAACTCGCTCTGGAACACGAGCTACTTCGAAAACATCCGTATCGAGCGCGTCGACTCGCCCAAGTGCATTCAACTGGTGATCTATGTCCAGGAGAAGCCAACGATTCGCGAGATCAACTACAAGGGCTTGAACGCCGTCACCCAGTCCGACGTGCTGGAGCGCTTCAAGAAAGCGAAGGTTGGTCTCACCGTCGAGAGTCAGTATGACCCGACCAAGATCAAGCGCGCCGAAGTGGTGTTGAAGGACCTCCTCGCTGAGCATGGTCACCAGTTTGCAACGATCAAGACCGAAGTGAAGACGATTCCGCCGGCGGCTGTGTCGCTGACCTTCACGATCAAGGAGGGCGCGACGGTCAAGGTCGGTAAGATCGTCTTCGAGGGCAACAACAGCATCAACGACCGCACGCTGCGCGCTGCGATGAAGAACCTCCGGCCGGTCGGTATTCCGCACTCTTATATAGCGGAGAACATCTTCGCCCGTACCTTCGACGCTAGCAAGCTCGACGAAGACTCGGAACGGGTACGCGCGGCGTATCAGGATAAGGGCTACTTCAAGGCGCAGACTGCTGAACCGCAGACCAAGGTTCGCGATGCAGGCGGGATCAATCCGTTCACACTGCGGCCTTCAACGGGTAAGCGCATCGACATCCTGATGCCGGTGGAAGAGGGTGGGCGCTACCGTCTCGGCGGCATTACCTTCAAGGGCAACAAGGCTGTCACCAATCTGAAGGTGCTGCGCGCGCAGTTCGCCGTCAAGGATGGCGACTACTTCAACCGGACGCTCTTCAGCAAGGGTAACGACCAGTTGCGCAAGGCCTATGGCGAGCTTGGCTACATCAACTTCGTCGGAACGCCGGTACCGCGTATCGACGAGGCGAAGAAGCTGATCTACCTCGATATCGACATCGATGAGGGTAAGCCCTTCTACGTTTCGCGCATCGAGTTCCAGGGCAATTCCATCACGCGTGACAAGGTCATCCGTCGCGAACTGCTACTGGAAGAAGGTCAGGTCTACAACAGCCGCCTCTGGGATCTCTCGATTCTTCGCCTGAATCAGCTCAACTACTTCGAAGCCTTGAAGGCTGACCAGGACTCTGAGAGCCGTCAAAATGCAGACGATGGCACGGTTGACCTCCTCTTGAAGCTGAAGGAGAAGGGCAAGAACTCGATCGGCCTCAATGGCGGTCTCAGCGGCCTTTCAGGATCGTTCATCGGTCTCAACTACGAAACGAACAACTTTCTTGGACTCGGCGAGACCCTTTCGGTCGAAGCAAACATTGGCGACCTTTCGCGTAAGCTGAGCTTCGGATTTACCGAGCCTTATCTCCGGAACAAGCCCATCTCGGTCGGTGTCCAGGTGTTCACGCAGAAGTACGACTACAACCCTGCGAAGAGCTATGCCGCTACGGGCGCAACGCCGGGAAATCTGACCAATGCACAGCAGTCACTGCTGACGAACTACAACCAGTCGACGACGGGCTTTACGCTCTCGGCGAGCGAACCGCTGCGGCATCTCTTCTCGCGGACGGGCGTAACACGTGTCGGTATCTCCTACCAGCTTTCACGCGCAGGCATTACGACGTTCAACGACAATACGCGAAACGTCTTCCAGTCGCTCGCATTCCGTTCGGGCGTTGCTGGACAGAATCAGTTGAGCGGCATTATTACCTCGCTGATTTCGCCGAGCTTTACGTTCTCCAGTCTTGACCGTGCAGTTGGTCCACACGGTGGACGCGACTTCAATCTCGCGGTGCAGATTGCAGGCGCCGGCGGCAATGTGAAGTACATCTCGCCGGTCGCCAGCTTCCGGCAGTTCTATCCGATGAAGGGTCTTCGCATCAATCGCGAGGGACATAACGTTCTCGGCATGCGTGTTCAGCTTGCCCACGTCACTGGATTTGGCGGAGAGGTTGCGCCGCCGACGAATCGCCTCTATGGCGGTGGTGAGAACGATGTGCGTGGCTTTGATATTCGCGCCTCGTCGCCGTATACGTTCATTCCGAACAAGATCCTGTTCAATCTCACGAACCCCGACGGCTCAACGGTGCCGCGTGATCCGACGCAGCCGAACCTTGGCAACGTGCAGATTCCGCTTCCGATCTATCGATTGGTCACGATCGGCGGCGACACGCAGTTCACGTCGAATATTGAATACCGTATTCCGATCGTGAACCAGGTGACGTTTGCGTTCTTTACCGACTTTGGCCTGACGGGCGATCTGCAAAAGGGTCAGCTCCGGCAGAGTGTTGCTGGCCAGTCGACCACTTCAAGTCCTTCGTATGGCTGCCCGACCTTCGTAAACGGCGCCTGCTTCGGCGGACAGACGGTAGCCTTCCCGCTGATCCTGAAGACAGTCCCGGGTACGAACTTCGTGCCGCGTATGTCGAACGGTGCGGAACTCCAGGTGATCCTGCCGATCGTCAATGCACCCTTCCGGATCTACTACGCCTACAACCCGCTTCGCCTGTACAAGGATCTTCCGCAACAGTTGGCTGTACCGAACAACTGCGCGCCAGGGTCGACGCTTTGCTTCCGCAACTTCTTCCCGAACTCCGGTGCAGGACAATACAGCTATCAACAGGCCGTCCAGTTTTATGGATCCGACTACGTCCTGCGCGAACCGCGTAAGACCTTCCGGTTGACGGTCAGCACAACCTTCTAG